CCAACCAGTCAACCAGAGCAACATTTTTCACCAGATTACTTCAAGCCTGAAACTGTCATTAGCATCAGTTTGCTGAACACTGTCATGCTAATCAGAGGCAACCGATCCCTGATCCAAATAATTCATTCCAATCCCAGCCACATGAACACAATTTATTCTCACATGCACACTGGAAAGGCCCGTATCCGCAAGTACTTCAGCTGTGGAGGTCCATTTCGCAAAATCGCGCCACTACCAACCACCGGTCGTCtcgtctccttcctcctctgcttcctcctCCTGTCTCGTCTCCGAcgacctcgtcgcctccgccctCGGCCAGCCCCGCCTCACCCACTCCCCGATCCGAACCCTCCCTTCGACGGCGATGCATCCCTCCGGCACGGGGGACTACGCCCCCTACTACCCTCCTTACCCCTCCCCGGCCGCGCCGCCTCCCGCCGCCTACCCGCCGGTGTCCACCCCGGCTTCCGCACCTCCTTCCGCCGCCTACCCGTCGGTGTCCGCCCCGGCTTCCGCGCCCCCGTACTCGTCGTACCCCGCTGACTTCACCCCCGCGCCGACGTACCCCGCGTACTCGCCCGCCGACCTCTCCCactacgcgccgccgccgccgcagccgtacTACCCCTACGAGCCGGCGCCGCCGCTCCCGCACAACCCGGTGCCCTCGCCGTACCCGTCGCTGGATCGGGCGGGGAGCTACGGCTATGGATCCGGCCCTGGCTCCGGGTACGGCCAGGAGCTGTACCCGCCCAAGccggcgggcgcgggcgtgggcggggGCGGTTGGTCCGACGACGGGGCGTACGCGTACGACGGTGGCGACGCGCCGGAGCCGTACGGGGCCAGGGGCACCGCACCGAGGTCGGGCTCGGGATCCGCACTGTTTGATGACTACGGGAGGTCCATTGGCTCAGCTGCCGATAGGGGTGGTGGCCGCGGGAGTAGTGCGGCCAGCCCCAAGGTGGTGAGAGCCGTGCCCAAGGCAGAGACGTCAGAGGACGTCAGGGGTGGGGTGCAGAAGTTCAGGGTCAAGCTGCTGCCGGAAGGGTCTGGGAGCCACATGGATGTGCTCTGCCAGGTACTATGCTTGCTATGAAGCTGCAGAACGAGATGAATTTTGTGAACATTGTCATGGATGAGCTTCGTACTTCATTGCTGGTGGCTTAGCATTTAGTGTGCTAACTATAAAATTGATCCATTCATCAGTGTGCGAACAGATTGCATTTCATAGTTGTGCATTGCTTACTGGCTTAGCATCGTCTATTCAGAGCTGACTTCAGTTTAATTGGAAGTTTTAAAACAGAGGAGGTGACTGGGACCAGTAAATGTACTTCATCAAGTAACCAGTAGCCAGTAGTGGGTACATTTGTAGTGGCTAAATGTGAAATAAACGGTTTATTGTAGAACTTTGGCTTATTGGTGAGCGCAAAGGCCAAGTCAAGCTGTTTAGTTTACTGATAATTAACTGAATGATATGCTGAGGAAGTTCGGGGCATCATCTTTTTGATGTTTGTATAGCTAACACACTATAAAAAGTAACGGTCATTTCTTTTTTACAGAAGTTAAACAGCAAGAACCTTGCAAGGATACTAATGTTGGTGTTTGAAATATGTTGTGAATGAAATGGTAGTTAAATCAGTTGGTTTGTGAATGGAGTTGTAGCATAGTTAGCATCACAAAGTTAGATGAAAATTAAAAATTATTGAGCTCATAACTGTGCAGGTTATTCAACACAAAATGAAGAAAACCAAAGATCTCAGCTATTGGAATTGTGCCGTTAGAGCGTTCAATAGTTCGAATGAAATCATTAAGTTAGAAAGTATTTTTGCCTAATTAACATATGGTTGTGAATTTGCACCTGACTGAAAATGGACAGGCTGGGACTGGACTGTTGTTGCCAAAACGTTCACATTTAAAATTACTAAATAATGGTTTCCAATACCTGTAAATGTTTGCATTGAACTCCTGTTTAAGGAAGGGGTGTTAATAATGTTATGTTGTTATACTTGGCATGTCATGACTTGGTATGGTCCAGCAGTCATTAATCAATACTTTTCTGCTTGTGCCTTATGCAGGTTGGTTTGGATGGAATTCGGATGCTTGATCCCAACACTGGTAGGACACTAAGAATATATCCCCTTGAAACTGTAACTAGATGGGATGTAAGTAACTCGTCCTTATGGCACCTTTGTAACTTGTCAGAATTCTAGTATTTCTTTTGTTGATCTTATGGTCTCTGTATCAGGTATTAGATTCCTCTATCTTTGCCTTTTGGTCCAAGAGTTCAGTGGAtgttgaagcaaaaagaataagGCTGAAATCAAACAGCTATACATCCAACACCATTCTTGACACTGTCACAGCTGCGACTGTGCAGGTTTGA
The nucleotide sequence above comes from Miscanthus floridulus cultivar M001 chromosome 18, ASM1932011v1, whole genome shotgun sequence. Encoded proteins:
- the LOC136520546 gene encoding protein FREE1-like; protein product: MHPSGTGDYAPYYPPYPSPAAPPPAAYPPVSTPASAPPSAAYPSVSAPASAPPYSSYPADFTPAPTYPAYSPADLSHYAPPPPQPYYPYEPAPPLPHNPVPSPYPSLDRAGSYGYGSGPGSGYGQELYPPKPAGAGVGGGGWSDDGAYAYDGGDAPEPYGARGTAPRSGSGSALFDDYGRSIGSAADRGGGRGSSAASPKVVRAVPKAETSEDVRGGVQKFRVKLLPEGSGSHMDVLCQVGLDGIRMLDPNTGRTLRIYPLETVTRWDVLDSSIFAFWSKSSVDVEAKRIRLKSNSYTSNTILDTVTAATVQFKEMGGSSISRSRAIADVAKPAEQQNERRKNFLDWRNLMKPMNEEKDHWVPDEAVSKCTACAADFSAFNRRHHCRNCGDVFCDKCTQGRTPLNTDADAQPVRVCDRCMAEVTQRLNNAREVANRPIVQSHEDLAKKLQEAMDINKRSSSGTRSLDVSGKRMREVACPICTVHLQVEVPTSGSETIECGVCQHPFLVSAR